From Serratia fonticola:
GGTGCTGGATTACCGCGACTTCGACGAAGTGCAGGCCAAACCTGACGTGCTATGGTCGGGAGCCGACTATTACCACGTGCCGGCCAATCCGCTCAGCAGCGAAGTGAATGCCAACCTTGAAAAACTCACCGACGAAACGCTGGCCAAGTTTGATGCCCGGGTCTTTATGCTGGAGCTGTACCGCCGCCTGCCGTTCAATAACGCCGCCTATCGCCAACTGGCGCAACTGCTGGCTCAGCCTGAAGGTGGTGCGATTGTGCAGCACTGTGCGGTAGGTAAAGACCGTACCGGCGTTGGTTCGGCAATGGTGCTGCTGGCGCTGGGCGCGGATGAGGCTACGGTAATGGAAGATTATCTGCTGACGGAAACCACGCTGGCTAGCTACCGTGAACACATGCTGGAGCAGATCTCTAGCCGCCTGAACGATGCTTCGGTGGCGCAGTTTGCCTATGTGCTCAGCGCACGTGAAGAGTTCCTGGCGACTGCGTTGGGTTGCATTCATGAGCAATATGGCTCCACCAACCGTTGGTTGGAGGCCGAATATGGGCTGGGGCAAAGCCAGCTCGAGACGTTGCAGGCGCTCTATCTGGAATAACGGCGCCATGTTTAACCGGAGTTTAGCCAGTGAGGTAGGGTACTGCGTATCCTTGAGGCCGGATCCGTTCTCAAAAGGAGCAGGCTATGAACCTCAATGACGTGATTAACTGGGTTAGCGAAACAGTGCGCCAGCATGAAGCCTGGGCGATCCCGATCGTCTTCTTCCTGGCGTTTGGCGAGTCGCTGGCCTTCCTCTCGTTGTTGTTGCCTGCCACGGTTATTCTGCTAGGGCTGGGGGCGTTGATTGGCGAGAGCGGCATTGCCTTCTGGCCGATTTGGGCTGCCGCCGCTGCTGGTGCCTTCTTTGGTGACTGGCTCTCCTATTGGGTCGGTTATCACTATCAGGGGCGTGTAGCTCATATGTGGCCGCTGTCACGCAATCCACAACTGTTGGTGCGTGGTCATGCGTTTTTTGAGCGCTGGGGCGTGCTGGGTATCTTCTTTGGGCGCTTCTTCGGGCCGTTGCGCGCCGTGGTGCCGCTGGTAGGGGGCATCTGCGCCATGCCGCAAACCGCATTCCAGATTGCTAATGTGGCCTCGGCAATGGTCTGGGCCTTCGGCATCCTGGCACCAGGCGCCTTTGGTATCAAATGGTTTACCCAGTGGATGGCATGAACCGGTGCCTTGCAATAACCTCGTATTTTAATTATTCAGCGTCACAGTGAGAATTCGATCACGAATTTATCCTTATCTGGCGCTTTTTAATTCCCTTATTTTTTTAACAGTGTTACTTTCCCAATAAGTGGATTGTTACTGTGAATAAACAGGCAAAACCCAAACCCGTTGACGAACCAATGTCATGGGTTTGGGTTTTTTTTCGCCCTTATTTTGGCAAATGATCTGCCGATGATTAAAAAAATTAACCTATAGACGTTATTTTGTTCACTAAGGAAAAATTAATGAAAATTAAAACCTGGTTACTGGCCTCCGTACTTGCCGTTTCCTCTGCTGCGGCCTTCAACGTAACTGCCGCGCAAAGCGACAGCGTCGATATCTATTTTGCTCGCCACGGTAAAACTCTGCTCAATACCTACGATCGCGTGCAGGGCTGGGCTGACTCACCGCTGACACCGGCCGGGATCGAAACCGCGCGCTATCTGGGTGCCGGGTTGAAGGGGATCCCTTTCGATAGCTTCTACACCAGCGACGCTGGCCGCCAGCGTGAAACGATGCAGGTGATCCTCAAGGAAATGGGTAAGTCGGACGCCAAGGTCACGGAACTGACCGACCTGCGCGAAATGTTCTTCGGCGGTTTTGAAGGGCGCGCTAACGCAGAAATGGCCGACGCTGCTGCCAAGAAGCTGAGCCTGGCCTCTGGTGGCGAGATGTTCAAGCAAATGGGCGAAGGCAAGATCAGCCTGATCCCGATGGTGGATGCCATCACGCAAAGCGATGATAAGCAAGAGG
This genomic window contains:
- a CDS encoding tyrosine-protein phosphatase, with translation MTAQILLHPSLAPLDGGINFRDLGGNSVADGRRIKRGLLFRSGALDRLSENDCSYLAQMPMRSVLDYRDFDEVQAKPDVLWSGADYYHVPANPLSSEVNANLEKLTDETLAKFDARVFMLELYRRLPFNNAAYRQLAQLLAQPEGGAIVQHCAVGKDRTGVGSAMVLLALGADEATVMEDYLLTETTLASYREHMLEQISSRLNDASVAQFAYVLSAREEFLATALGCIHEQYGSTNRWLEAEYGLGQSQLETLQALYLE
- a CDS encoding DedA family protein produces the protein MNLNDVINWVSETVRQHEAWAIPIVFFLAFGESLAFLSLLLPATVILLGLGALIGESGIAFWPIWAAAAAGAFFGDWLSYWVGYHYQGRVAHMWPLSRNPQLLVRGHAFFERWGVLGIFFGRFFGPLRAVVPLVGGICAMPQTAFQIANVASAMVWAFGILAPGAFGIKWFTQWMA
- a CDS encoding histidine phosphatase family protein, with the protein product MKIKTWLLASVLAVSSAAAFNVTAAQSDSVDIYFARHGKTLLNTYDRVQGWADSPLTPAGIETARYLGAGLKGIPFDSFYTSDAGRQRETMQVILKEMGKSDAKVTELTDLREMFFGGFEGRANAEMADAAAKKLSLASGGEMFKQMGEGKISLIPMVDAITQSDDKQEAESALQVKTRMQQALHTMVQNAVKNGDKNILAVSSGLSMQMMISDMTDNPNKNKPLTNAAVVKMTYKDGKYTVTDIGDMTYVAKGKALLNKAP